A section of the Acanthopagrus latus isolate v.2019 chromosome 20, fAcaLat1.1, whole genome shotgun sequence genome encodes:
- the rsph10b gene encoding radial spoke head 10 homolog B isoform X2: MTQGEKKTRNKTQNDKQDTEETCGNAALPQPADWGKEKRKLASSSASLKAHSADVEDHQSLPVSDESDSEDIYKLPTLLSLVVQRYEGGTCEGLFHGEGVACFEGGHVYKGMFSKGFMDGYGVFTQTCGMKYEGEFVCNIPMGQGTYIWPGGSSYKGEVYNGIQHGTGTYKCAKTGISYTGQWDWGKRHGKGTVYYNQDKTSWYKGDWVKNSREGWGERRYRSGNIYSGEWKNNQRHGEGTMRWLKLGEEYVGLWQNGVQVGELVDDQMMTHNLSGNGAPIPLRAVPLLGSDSSISSDMALSIEYLLDVIPERERDTERTKVEFAVMMRGTELRSIYSFYSRLGHACSPDNTALLTRLQFWRLLKDCNIHHHGITLTQIDRFTREDDTAAEIHSPFTTILLHRFLSCLVVVAYLIYHKDMVSQKHLLVACFSKLMTDNILPNAKNVKGLLFKLPDCAVVAVNYLKKSWEVYQAYCKVSAATRDDQTMTCSHLLWLFKDLHLLDDNLTTMKLIEIITAESRDPSNLSSCLDLEITFLEFFEVLLGSTEVKCQQVSVSQEGQSLPSPKDLPEGEASEKILQTTDSPAQPEKPSDTAELSSTHDMGGQQDVEAKVNEEPQSAEQTEEPRGEGHEVQSRRMEELGFWIKTVHQFFNHFFFPAFEHYHLVSRNMKEDKLYQETHRCITLVKNQ, encoded by the exons ATGACacagggggagaaaaagacaagaaacaagacacaaaacGATAAACAGGACACCGAGGAAACGTGCGGAAACGCAGCATTACCACAGCCAGCGGactgggggaaagaaaaaagaaagttagCGAGCAGTTCTGCTAGTTTAAAGGCACACTCAGCGGATGTGGAAGACCACCAGAGCCTTCCTGTCAGTGATGAGAGTGACAGTGAAGACATCTATAAACTTCCAACACTACTTAGCTTAGTTGTACAGAG ATATGAAGGGGGGACATGTGAAGGCCTGTTTCATGGAGAAGGAGTCGCCTGTTTTGAAGGAGGCCATGTGTACAAG GGGATGTTTTCAAAGGGATTTATGGATGGATACGGTGTCTTCACACAGACTTGCGGAATGAAATATGAG GGAGAATTTGTGTGCAACATCCCCATGGGCCAGGGCACCTACATCTGGCCAGGTGGCAGTTCCTATAAGGGTGAAGTGTATAATGGTATACAACATGGGACTGGAACctacaaatgtgcaaaaactGGCATATCCTACACAGGGCAGTGGGATTGGGGCAAGAGGCACGGAAAG GGCACAGTGTATTATAATCAGGATAAGACCTCTTGGTACAAAGGAGACTGGGTGAAGAACAGCAGAGAGGGATGGGGAGAGAGACG CTACCGCTCTGGTAACATTTACTCTGGTGAGTGGAAGAACAACCAGAGACATGGAGAGGGCACGATGAGGTGGCTCAAACTGGGTGAGGAGTATGTTGGATTGTGGCAAAATGGAGTTCAG GTAGGAGAGCTTGTGGATGATCAGATGATGACACACAACCTGAGTGGAAATGGAGCTCCCATCCCGCTGC GTGCAGTTCCTCTGTTAGGCAGTGATTCATCTATCTCATCAGACATGGCTCTAAGCATTGAATATCTGCTAGATGTAATCCCTGAGAGAGAGCGTGACACCGAGCGCACAAAG GTGGAGTTTGCGGTGATGATGCGCGGCACAGAGCTGAGGTCCATCTACAGTTTTTACAGCAGACTTGGCCATGCCTGCTCCCCAGATAACACTGCCTTGCTGACACGCCTGCAGTTCTGGCGCCTGCTCAAGGACTGTAACATCCACCATCACGGCATCACTCTGACACAGATTGACAGATTTACCAGAG AGGATGACACTGCAGCTGAGATCCACTCTCCGTTCACCACTATACTTCTTCATAGGTTCCTCAGCTGTCTTGTGGTTGTGGCTTACCTCATTTACCATAAGGACATGGT GTCACAAAAGCACCTTCTGGTTGCCTGCTTTTCCAAACTGATGACAGACAACATCCTTCCCAATGCTAAGAATGTAAAAG GCCTCCTGTTTAAGCTGCCAGACTGTGCCGTGGTGGCTGTGAACTATTTGAAGAAGAGCTGGGAAGTCTACCAGGCCTACTGCAAAGTCAGTGCAGCCACCAGAGATGATCAGACCATGACGTGCTCGCACCTGCTGTGGCTGTTTAAG GATCTCCATCTGCTGGACGATAACCTGACCACTATGAAATTAATAGAGATCATCACAGCAGAGAGCCGTGACCCCAGCAacctgtcctcctgtctggaTTTGGAG ATCACATTCCTGGAGTTTTTTGAAGTACTCCTGGGCTCCACTGAGGTGAAGTGTCAGCAGGTTTCTGTCAGCCAGGAGGGCCAATCACTGCCCAGCCCCAAGGATCTGCCTGAGGGGGAGGCCAGCGAGAAAATCTTGCAGACCACAGACAGCCCTGCCCAG CCAGAGAAACCAAGTGACACAGCAGAATTATCCAGCACCCATGACATGGGGGGTCAACAAGATGTCGAGGCTAAAGTCAATGAGGAACCTCAGTCTGCAG AACAAACAGAAGAACCTCGAGGTGAAGGACATGAGGTGCAATCAAGACGGATGGAGGAACTGGGGTTTTGGATAAAGACCGTCCATCAGTTCTTCAACCATTTTTTCTTCCCAGCTTTTGAACATTACCATTTAGTGTCCAGAAATATGAAAGAAGATAAGCTCTACCAGGAGACCCATCGATGCATCACTCTGGTGAAGAACCAATAA
- the rsph10b gene encoding radial spoke head 10 homolog B isoform X1, producing the protein MTQGEKKTRNKTQNDKQDTEETCGNAALPQPADWGKEKRKLASSSASLKAHSADVEDHQSLPVSDESDSEDIYKLPTLLSLVVQRYEGGTCEGLFHGEGVACFEGGHVYKGMFSKGFMDGYGVFTQTCGMKYEGEFVCNIPMGQGTYIWPGGSSYKGEVYNGIQHGTGTYKCAKTGISYTGQWDWGKRHGKGTVYYNQDKTSWYKGDWVKNSREGWGERRYRSGNIYSGEWKNNQRHGEGTMRWLKLGEEYVGLWQNGVQVGELVDDQMMTHNLSGNGAPIPLRSAVPLLGSDSSISSDMALSIEYLLDVIPERERDTERTKVEFAVMMRGTELRSIYSFYSRLGHACSPDNTALLTRLQFWRLLKDCNIHHHGITLTQIDRFTREDDTAAEIHSPFTTILLHRFLSCLVVVAYLIYHKDMVSQKHLLVACFSKLMTDNILPNAKNVKGLLFKLPDCAVVAVNYLKKSWEVYQAYCKVSAATRDDQTMTCSHLLWLFKDLHLLDDNLTTMKLIEIITAESRDPSNLSSCLDLEITFLEFFEVLLGSTEVKCQQVSVSQEGQSLPSPKDLPEGEASEKILQTTDSPAQPEKPSDTAELSSTHDMGGQQDVEAKVNEEPQSAEQTEEPRGEGHEVQSRRMEELGFWIKTVHQFFNHFFFPAFEHYHLVSRNMKEDKLYQETHRCITLVKNQ; encoded by the exons ATGACacagggggagaaaaagacaagaaacaagacacaaaacGATAAACAGGACACCGAGGAAACGTGCGGAAACGCAGCATTACCACAGCCAGCGGactgggggaaagaaaaaagaaagttagCGAGCAGTTCTGCTAGTTTAAAGGCACACTCAGCGGATGTGGAAGACCACCAGAGCCTTCCTGTCAGTGATGAGAGTGACAGTGAAGACATCTATAAACTTCCAACACTACTTAGCTTAGTTGTACAGAG ATATGAAGGGGGGACATGTGAAGGCCTGTTTCATGGAGAAGGAGTCGCCTGTTTTGAAGGAGGCCATGTGTACAAG GGGATGTTTTCAAAGGGATTTATGGATGGATACGGTGTCTTCACACAGACTTGCGGAATGAAATATGAG GGAGAATTTGTGTGCAACATCCCCATGGGCCAGGGCACCTACATCTGGCCAGGTGGCAGTTCCTATAAGGGTGAAGTGTATAATGGTATACAACATGGGACTGGAACctacaaatgtgcaaaaactGGCATATCCTACACAGGGCAGTGGGATTGGGGCAAGAGGCACGGAAAG GGCACAGTGTATTATAATCAGGATAAGACCTCTTGGTACAAAGGAGACTGGGTGAAGAACAGCAGAGAGGGATGGGGAGAGAGACG CTACCGCTCTGGTAACATTTACTCTGGTGAGTGGAAGAACAACCAGAGACATGGAGAGGGCACGATGAGGTGGCTCAAACTGGGTGAGGAGTATGTTGGATTGTGGCAAAATGGAGTTCAG GTAGGAGAGCTTGTGGATGATCAGATGATGACACACAACCTGAGTGGAAATGGAGCTCCCATCCCGCTGCGTA GTGCAGTTCCTCTGTTAGGCAGTGATTCATCTATCTCATCAGACATGGCTCTAAGCATTGAATATCTGCTAGATGTAATCCCTGAGAGAGAGCGTGACACCGAGCGCACAAAG GTGGAGTTTGCGGTGATGATGCGCGGCACAGAGCTGAGGTCCATCTACAGTTTTTACAGCAGACTTGGCCATGCCTGCTCCCCAGATAACACTGCCTTGCTGACACGCCTGCAGTTCTGGCGCCTGCTCAAGGACTGTAACATCCACCATCACGGCATCACTCTGACACAGATTGACAGATTTACCAGAG AGGATGACACTGCAGCTGAGATCCACTCTCCGTTCACCACTATACTTCTTCATAGGTTCCTCAGCTGTCTTGTGGTTGTGGCTTACCTCATTTACCATAAGGACATGGT GTCACAAAAGCACCTTCTGGTTGCCTGCTTTTCCAAACTGATGACAGACAACATCCTTCCCAATGCTAAGAATGTAAAAG GCCTCCTGTTTAAGCTGCCAGACTGTGCCGTGGTGGCTGTGAACTATTTGAAGAAGAGCTGGGAAGTCTACCAGGCCTACTGCAAAGTCAGTGCAGCCACCAGAGATGATCAGACCATGACGTGCTCGCACCTGCTGTGGCTGTTTAAG GATCTCCATCTGCTGGACGATAACCTGACCACTATGAAATTAATAGAGATCATCACAGCAGAGAGCCGTGACCCCAGCAacctgtcctcctgtctggaTTTGGAG ATCACATTCCTGGAGTTTTTTGAAGTACTCCTGGGCTCCACTGAGGTGAAGTGTCAGCAGGTTTCTGTCAGCCAGGAGGGCCAATCACTGCCCAGCCCCAAGGATCTGCCTGAGGGGGAGGCCAGCGAGAAAATCTTGCAGACCACAGACAGCCCTGCCCAG CCAGAGAAACCAAGTGACACAGCAGAATTATCCAGCACCCATGACATGGGGGGTCAACAAGATGTCGAGGCTAAAGTCAATGAGGAACCTCAGTCTGCAG AACAAACAGAAGAACCTCGAGGTGAAGGACATGAGGTGCAATCAAGACGGATGGAGGAACTGGGGTTTTGGATAAAGACCGTCCATCAGTTCTTCAACCATTTTTTCTTCCCAGCTTTTGAACATTACCATTTAGTGTCCAGAAATATGAAAGAAGATAAGCTCTACCAGGAGACCCATCGATGCATCACTCTGGTGAAGAACCAATAA
- the rsph10b gene encoding radial spoke head 10 homolog B isoform X3 has product MTQGEKKTRNKTQNDKQDTEETCGNAALPQPADWGKEKRKLASSSASLKAHSADVEDHQSLPVSDESDSEDIYKLPTLLSLVVQRYEGGTCEGLFHGEGVACFEGGHVYKGMFSKGFMDGYGVFTQTCGMKYEGTVYYNQDKTSWYKGDWVKNSREGWGERRYRSGNIYSGEWKNNQRHGEGTMRWLKLGEEYVGLWQNGVQVGELVDDQMMTHNLSGNGAPIPLRSAVPLLGSDSSISSDMALSIEYLLDVIPERERDTERTKVEFAVMMRGTELRSIYSFYSRLGHACSPDNTALLTRLQFWRLLKDCNIHHHGITLTQIDRFTREDDTAAEIHSPFTTILLHRFLSCLVVVAYLIYHKDMVSQKHLLVACFSKLMTDNILPNAKNVKGLLFKLPDCAVVAVNYLKKSWEVYQAYCKVSAATRDDQTMTCSHLLWLFKDLHLLDDNLTTMKLIEIITAESRDPSNLSSCLDLEITFLEFFEVLLGSTEVKCQQVSVSQEGQSLPSPKDLPEGEASEKILQTTDSPAQPEKPSDTAELSSTHDMGGQQDVEAKVNEEPQSAEQTEEPRGEGHEVQSRRMEELGFWIKTVHQFFNHFFFPAFEHYHLVSRNMKEDKLYQETHRCITLVKNQ; this is encoded by the exons ATGACacagggggagaaaaagacaagaaacaagacacaaaacGATAAACAGGACACCGAGGAAACGTGCGGAAACGCAGCATTACCACAGCCAGCGGactgggggaaagaaaaaagaaagttagCGAGCAGTTCTGCTAGTTTAAAGGCACACTCAGCGGATGTGGAAGACCACCAGAGCCTTCCTGTCAGTGATGAGAGTGACAGTGAAGACATCTATAAACTTCCAACACTACTTAGCTTAGTTGTACAGAG ATATGAAGGGGGGACATGTGAAGGCCTGTTTCATGGAGAAGGAGTCGCCTGTTTTGAAGGAGGCCATGTGTACAAG GGGATGTTTTCAAAGGGATTTATGGATGGATACGGTGTCTTCACACAGACTTGCGGAATGAAATATGAG GGCACAGTGTATTATAATCAGGATAAGACCTCTTGGTACAAAGGAGACTGGGTGAAGAACAGCAGAGAGGGATGGGGAGAGAGACG CTACCGCTCTGGTAACATTTACTCTGGTGAGTGGAAGAACAACCAGAGACATGGAGAGGGCACGATGAGGTGGCTCAAACTGGGTGAGGAGTATGTTGGATTGTGGCAAAATGGAGTTCAG GTAGGAGAGCTTGTGGATGATCAGATGATGACACACAACCTGAGTGGAAATGGAGCTCCCATCCCGCTGCGTA GTGCAGTTCCTCTGTTAGGCAGTGATTCATCTATCTCATCAGACATGGCTCTAAGCATTGAATATCTGCTAGATGTAATCCCTGAGAGAGAGCGTGACACCGAGCGCACAAAG GTGGAGTTTGCGGTGATGATGCGCGGCACAGAGCTGAGGTCCATCTACAGTTTTTACAGCAGACTTGGCCATGCCTGCTCCCCAGATAACACTGCCTTGCTGACACGCCTGCAGTTCTGGCGCCTGCTCAAGGACTGTAACATCCACCATCACGGCATCACTCTGACACAGATTGACAGATTTACCAGAG AGGATGACACTGCAGCTGAGATCCACTCTCCGTTCACCACTATACTTCTTCATAGGTTCCTCAGCTGTCTTGTGGTTGTGGCTTACCTCATTTACCATAAGGACATGGT GTCACAAAAGCACCTTCTGGTTGCCTGCTTTTCCAAACTGATGACAGACAACATCCTTCCCAATGCTAAGAATGTAAAAG GCCTCCTGTTTAAGCTGCCAGACTGTGCCGTGGTGGCTGTGAACTATTTGAAGAAGAGCTGGGAAGTCTACCAGGCCTACTGCAAAGTCAGTGCAGCCACCAGAGATGATCAGACCATGACGTGCTCGCACCTGCTGTGGCTGTTTAAG GATCTCCATCTGCTGGACGATAACCTGACCACTATGAAATTAATAGAGATCATCACAGCAGAGAGCCGTGACCCCAGCAacctgtcctcctgtctggaTTTGGAG ATCACATTCCTGGAGTTTTTTGAAGTACTCCTGGGCTCCACTGAGGTGAAGTGTCAGCAGGTTTCTGTCAGCCAGGAGGGCCAATCACTGCCCAGCCCCAAGGATCTGCCTGAGGGGGAGGCCAGCGAGAAAATCTTGCAGACCACAGACAGCCCTGCCCAG CCAGAGAAACCAAGTGACACAGCAGAATTATCCAGCACCCATGACATGGGGGGTCAACAAGATGTCGAGGCTAAAGTCAATGAGGAACCTCAGTCTGCAG AACAAACAGAAGAACCTCGAGGTGAAGGACATGAGGTGCAATCAAGACGGATGGAGGAACTGGGGTTTTGGATAAAGACCGTCCATCAGTTCTTCAACCATTTTTTCTTCCCAGCTTTTGAACATTACCATTTAGTGTCCAGAAATATGAAAGAAGATAAGCTCTACCAGGAGACCCATCGATGCATCACTCTGGTGAAGAACCAATAA
- the pms2 gene encoding mismatch repair endonuclease PMS2 — MSDACCSEPAGAIKAIDKHSVHQICSGQVVLTLATAVKELVENSVDAGATSIDVRLKECGAELVEVSDNGKGVEEANFEGLTLKHHTSKLRDFSDLIHVETFGFRGEALSSLCALSNLSVVTCHVSSQVGTKLVFDQKGHLVQQSPHPRQQGTTVSLQQLFYTLPVRHKEFQRNIKKEYAKMIHVLQSYCIISTGVRITCSNQNGQGKRSTVLSTSGSQSMRDNIGAIFGPKQLQSLLPFQQAFATENVLEEYGLKEADLPKQLFSITGFVSRGDHGVGRSATDRQFFFINNRPCDPIKVTKLVNEVYHMYNRHQYPFVALNIAVASECVDVNVTPDKRQIFLQEEKLLLAILKTSLINMYEAGVNKISLNYTPLTSTNTTATPKICKVVPSNDNTPESGEEPVTQSRKSSLNLAGLKAAFSSHHSFPSGNKVSAAKAANIGPTQKRLQSFFKETVKPTNCTLGVRSPLKTAKNPAKSSPVRNSVLDGFRYGTTVRDTDSSCDFTMGPPDVQCSGQEFSSPEPVADRLIVKDETFEETSDDNYTVPEEVEPQTSPVTSSEDCPVSPDAKRARTDKPHFTEEHKPNSSSNHSEKSLMVDMSVCRQKRTVPLKFSFQELAGKMKRLQERQAQRDGENLRYRRFRAKIDPGENQSAEDELRKEISKDMFKQMEIIGQFNLGFIITKLNSDIFMIDQHATDEKYNFEMLQQHTVLQGQKLIAPQKLHLTAVSENVLIENIEIFRKNGFDFLVDEDAQVMERVKLVSLPTSKNWTFGPADIEELIFMLSDSPGVMCRPSRVRQMFASRACRKSVMIGTALSVSEMRKLLVHMGEIEHPWNCPHGRPTMRHLANLDIISQD, encoded by the exons ATGTCTGACGCTTG ctgctctgaacCTGCCGGAGCCATCAAGGCCATCGATAAGCACTCAGTGCATCAGATCTGCTCTGGACAGGTGGTGTTGACTTTGGCCACCGCTGTCAAAGAGCTGGTGGAGAACAGCGTAGATGCAGGGGCCACCAGCATTG ATGTGAGGCTAAAAGAGTGTGGAGCCGAACTAGTGGAAGTGTCGGACAATGGCAAAGGAGTAGAGGAAGCCAATTTTGAGGGACTGA CACTGAAGCATCACACATCAAAGCTGAGGGACTTCTCTGATCTCATCCATGTGGAAACTTTTGGCTTCAGAGGTGAAGCCCTCAGCTCTTTGTGTGCTCTGAG TAACCTATCAGTGGTGACATGCCACGTGTCGAGCCAGGTGGGGACCAAGCTGGTGTTTGACCAAAAAGGCCACCTTGTGCAGCAGTCGCCTCATCCTCGGCAGCAGGGCACCAcagtcagtctgcagcagctcttctaCACCCTGCCTGTTCGACACAAGGAGTTCCAACGCAATATTAAAAAG GAGTATGCCAAAATGATACATGTCCTGCAGTCGTACTGTATCATCTCCACAGGAGTGCGTATCACCTGCTCCAACCAAAATGGGCAAGGAAAGCGCAGCACAGTCCTCAGCACCAGCGGCAGCCAGAGTATGAGAGACAACATAGGGGCCATATTTGGACCAAAACAG ctgcagagtcttcTGCCTTTTCAGCAGGCGTTCGCCACAGAAAATGTTCTTGAAGAATATGGCCTGAAAGAAGCAGATCTACCCAAACAGCTCTTTTC TATCACAGGGTTTGTGTCACGAGGAGACCATGGTGTTGGGAGAAGTGCCACAGACAGGCAGTTCTTTTTCATTAACAACCGACCATGTGATCCCATTAAG GTGACCAAACTTGTGAATGAAGTGTATCACATGTACAACAGACATCAGTATCCATTTGTTGCTTTGAATATAGCTGTTGCCTCAG AGTGTGTGGATGTGAACGTCACCCCAGACAAACGGCAGATTTTCCTTCAGGAGGAGAAACTCTTGCTGGCTATTCTTAAGACCTCTCTTATCAACATGTATGAGGCAGGAGTCAATAAGATAAGCCTGAACTATACGCCCTTAACCAGCACCA ATACAACAGCAACACCCAAAATCTGCAAAGTTGTCCCATCTAATGACAATACGCCAGAATCTGGAGAGGAACCAGTCACTCAGAGCCGAAAGTCATCCCTAAACCTGGCCGGCCTTAAAGCTGCTTTCTCAAGTCATCACAGCTTCCCTTCTGGGAACAAGGTGAGTGCGGCAAAAGCTGCCAACATCGGCCCCACACAGAAAAGACTACAGTCTTTTTTTAAGGAAACTGTCAAACCTACTAACTGCACCCTGGGTGTGAGATCTCCTTTGAAAACCGCAAAAAATCCAGCAAAAAGCTCCCCGGTTAGGAATTCTGTGCTGGATGGGTTCAGGTACGGAACAACTGTCAGGGATACAGACTCCAGTTGTGATTTTACCATGGGACCACcagatgttcagtgttcagGCCAAGAGTTCAGTTCTCCTGAGCCAGTTGCGGACAGACTCATTGTGAAAGatgaaacatttgaagaaaCGTCCGACGATAATTACACTGTTCCTGAAGAAGTAGAGCCACAGACCAGCCCAGTCACTTCCAGCGAGGACTGTCCTGTGAGCCCGGATGCCAAGAGGGCCAGGACAGATAAACCACATTTCACTGAAGAGCACAAACCCAACTCCTCTTCAAACCACTCAGAGAAATCCTTGATGGTGGACATGTCCGTCTGCCGTCAGAAGAGGACGGTGCCTCTTAAGTTCTCATTCCAAGAGCTAGCAGGGAAGATGAAAAGGTTACAGGAGAGGCAGGCACAGAGGGACGGGGAGAATCTGCGCTATCGACGCTTCAGGGCCAAGATTGATCCTGGAGAAAACCAGAGTGCGGAGGATGAGCTCAGGAAGGAGATAAG CAAAGACATGTTCAAACAGATGGAGATCATTGGTCAGTTCAACCTGGGCTTCATTATCACCAAACTCAACTCGGACATCTTCATGATCGACCAGCATGCCACAGATGAGAAATACAACTTtgagatgctgcagcagcacactgtgctCCAAGGGCAGAAACTCATTGC CCCTCAGAAGCTTCACCTCACTGCTGTCAGTGAAAATGTACTCATAGAGAACATTGAGATCTTCAGAAAGAATGGCTTTGATTTCCTTGTCGATGAGGATG CTCAGGTGATGGAGAGGGTGAAACTGGTATCTCTGCCCACCAGCAAAAACTGGACATTTGGCCCAGCGGACATTGAAGAGCTGATCTTCATGTTGAGCGACAGCCCAGGGGTCATGTGTCGACCATCCCGCGTCAGGCAGATGTTCGCCTCACGAGCCTGTCGAAAATCT GTGATGATTGGCACAGCTCTCAGTGTCAGCGAGATGAGGAAGCTCCTGGTTCACATGGGGGAGATTGAGCATCCATGGAACTGTCCCCACGGCAGGCCCACCATGAGACACCTCGCCAACCTGGACATCATCTCACAAGACTGA
- the LOC119009932 gene encoding ankyrin repeat domain-containing protein 61-like isoform X1, producing the protein MLEGREAYQNRSCNTSKFDDREFYNAIRDEDLGRMEEMTKKYGSNYLLKMQETPGVFCKARAARPLHLAATYRRVKSMQSLLSAGADPEMRDGLGQTTLHLLITSWPSDKTTWQKPGSKLFNEAEACLRLLCEHGVNVNAEVDGKIHQTALHLSVRCAALSAIHILASYGADVNAADSNGMTPLHMAAGILHKDIIASLVREGADINMGVKDSGNTPLHIAAVATAMKTTKTLEDSSGCISELVKHGAQVNATNKAGLTPLQEACTIGDNELVDLLLRYGANIDELSKAGENCLFLFLSRRPNLTKNSLLVKLFSLISPLTVYNHKGLLPATLNRPCFFKQRQQLLKLIQQPRRLQDICKRVIYLKCVQDKRDELRKVLPESVYNFVFNYWEDLHISFETDSDGDRDSLTSLTDMAPV; encoded by the exons ATgttggaggggagagaggcatATCAGAACAGGAGCTGTAACACTTCTAAGTTTGACGACAGGGAATTCTATAACGCTATTCGGGACGAAGACCTGGGACGTATggaagaaatgacaaaaaagtacGGCAGCAACTATCTCCTAAAGATGCAAGAGACCCCAGGTGTTTTCTGTAAG GCTCGTGCTGCCCGTCCCCTTCACCTGGCTGCCACTTACAGAAGAGTAAAGAGCATGCAGAGCCTGCTATCAGCAGGGGCAGACCCTGAGATGAG GGACGGGCTTGGTCAAACCACTCTACACTTGTTGATAACCAGCTGGCCGAGTGATAAAACAACTTGGCAAAAACCAGGCTCCAAGCTGTTTAACGAGGCAGAGGCATGTCTGCGCCTCCTTTGTGAGCACGGTGTTAACGTCAACGCAGAG GTGGATGGCAAGATTCACCAGACAGCTCTCCACCTTTCAGTGCGCTGTGCAGCTCTGTCTGCTATCCATATTCTAGCCAGCTATGGTGCTGATGTTAACGCAGCGGACAGCAATGGGATGACTCCCCTGCATATGGCTGCTGGGATCCTTCATAAAGACATTATAGCCAGCTTGGTCAGAGAGGGAGCAGATATCAACATG GGGGTAAAGGACTCTGGGAACACTCCTCTGCACATAGCTGCTGTGGCAACGGCTATGAAGACCACTAAAACCCTGGAGGACAGCAGTGGCTGCATCTCAGAGCTGGTCAAACATGGAGCCCAGGTCAACGCTACAAACAAAGCTGGATTGACACCTTTACAGGAGGCGTGCACCATAGGCGACAATGAGCTGGTGGACCTGCTGCTCAGGTATGGAGCCAACATCGATGAGCTGAGCAAAGCAGGAGAGaactgtctgtttctgttcctgaGCCGCAGGCCTAATTTGACGAAAAACTCTCTGCTGGTGAAACTCTTCAGTCTAATCTCGCCGCTCACTGTCTACAACCACAAAGGCCTCCTGCCCGCCACCTTGAATCGACCATGTTTCTTCAAACAGAGACAACAGTTACTAAAACTCATTCAGCAGCCAAGGAGGCTTCAGGACATTTGCAAGAGAGTAATTTATCTAAAATGTGTCCAAGACAAGAGAGATGAGTTAAGAAAAGTCCTGCCTGAGAGTGTTTATAACTTTGTATTCAACTACTGGGAGGATTTACATATTTCCTTTGAGACAGATAGTGATGGTGATCGGGACTCACTAACTAGCCTAACTGACATGGCTCCTGTCTAA
- the LOC119009932 gene encoding ankyrin repeat domain-containing protein 61-like isoform X2 produces the protein MQSLLSAGADPEMRDGLGQTTLHLLITSWPSDKTTWQKPGSKLFNEAEACLRLLCEHGVNVNAEVDGKIHQTALHLSVRCAALSAIHILASYGADVNAADSNGMTPLHMAAGILHKDIIASLVREGADINMGVKDSGNTPLHIAAVATAMKTTKTLEDSSGCISELVKHGAQVNATNKAGLTPLQEACTIGDNELVDLLLRYGANIDELSKAGENCLFLFLSRRPNLTKNSLLVKLFSLISPLTVYNHKGLLPATLNRPCFFKQRQQLLKLIQQPRRLQDICKRVIYLKCVQDKRDELRKVLPESVYNFVFNYWEDLHISFETDSDGDRDSLTSLTDMAPV, from the exons ATGCAGAGCCTGCTATCAGCAGGGGCAGACCCTGAGATGAG GGACGGGCTTGGTCAAACCACTCTACACTTGTTGATAACCAGCTGGCCGAGTGATAAAACAACTTGGCAAAAACCAGGCTCCAAGCTGTTTAACGAGGCAGAGGCATGTCTGCGCCTCCTTTGTGAGCACGGTGTTAACGTCAACGCAGAG GTGGATGGCAAGATTCACCAGACAGCTCTCCACCTTTCAGTGCGCTGTGCAGCTCTGTCTGCTATCCATATTCTAGCCAGCTATGGTGCTGATGTTAACGCAGCGGACAGCAATGGGATGACTCCCCTGCATATGGCTGCTGGGATCCTTCATAAAGACATTATAGCCAGCTTGGTCAGAGAGGGAGCAGATATCAACATG GGGGTAAAGGACTCTGGGAACACTCCTCTGCACATAGCTGCTGTGGCAACGGCTATGAAGACCACTAAAACCCTGGAGGACAGCAGTGGCTGCATCTCAGAGCTGGTCAAACATGGAGCCCAGGTCAACGCTACAAACAAAGCTGGATTGACACCTTTACAGGAGGCGTGCACCATAGGCGACAATGAGCTGGTGGACCTGCTGCTCAGGTATGGAGCCAACATCGATGAGCTGAGCAAAGCAGGAGAGaactgtctgtttctgttcctgaGCCGCAGGCCTAATTTGACGAAAAACTCTCTGCTGGTGAAACTCTTCAGTCTAATCTCGCCGCTCACTGTCTACAACCACAAAGGCCTCCTGCCCGCCACCTTGAATCGACCATGTTTCTTCAAACAGAGACAACAGTTACTAAAACTCATTCAGCAGCCAAGGAGGCTTCAGGACATTTGCAAGAGAGTAATTTATCTAAAATGTGTCCAAGACAAGAGAGATGAGTTAAGAAAAGTCCTGCCTGAGAGTGTTTATAACTTTGTATTCAACTACTGGGAGGATTTACATATTTCCTTTGAGACAGATAGTGATGGTGATCGGGACTCACTAACTAGCCTAACTGACATGGCTCCTGTCTAA